Proteins from one Fragaria vesca subsp. vesca linkage group LG6, FraVesHawaii_1.0, whole genome shotgun sequence genomic window:
- the LOC101304111 gene encoding uncharacterized protein LOC101304111, giving the protein MMCDSPIVQTKLSLSDSLCTYSHSSISCDSEFRSEVGKDDSLSKVSNPDEGIGRFELCNKSSRPYKFQLEQDVQRLEQQLLEEIELHAILENAIEKNAMKFSSSSCLPNNAQELLSNISALEVTVSELEQELVALHFQLSQERNERRLAEYRLRHPSPQSMSPRPAGIMKLPISSPSRCTEQSSPEIHHSSGDDSWQEQQDQSSETSGETSSLQSVIENTVDSVACGVDMKSSRKMGLICLQPSDFRKLPKGMPTKGLWDHPNQLSEEMVRCMKNIFISLADSALPSKSSSQESHLSPLSPRGHLSNSSWWSSSERSMISSWVQSPQVDIQSNSEVLASENACDPYRVRGKLSWAEIGRYGLATEVSWMSVGKKQLEYAAGALRRFRVLVEQLAKVNPIHLSCDEKLAFWINLYNALIMHAYLAYGVPRSDLKLFSLMQKAAYTVGGHSYSATVIEYVILKTKPPLHRPQIALLLALHKLKVSDEQRKSVIDTYEPLVTFALSSGMYSSPAVRIYTAKNVREELQEAQRDFVRASVGVSNKGRLLVPKMLHCFAKGSVDDSNLAVWISHYLPPHQAVFVEQCISQRRQSLLGSRNCGILPFDSRFRYLFLPDKIPV; this is encoded by the exons ATGATGTGTGACTCACCGATTGTGCAAACTAAGTTGAGCCT AAGTGATTCTCTCTGTACATATTCACATTCTAGCATCTCATGCGATTCTGAATTTCGGTCAGAGGTTGGGAAAGATGACTCACTTTCAAAG GTGAGTAATCCTGATGAAGGTATTGGACGATTCGAATTATGCAATAAAAGTTCACGCCCGTACAAGTTCCAGCTTGAACAGGAT GTACAAAGATTGGAACAGCAACTGCTTGAAGAAATAGAGCTACACGCGATTCTGGAAAATGCAATTGAGAAAAATGCTATGAAATTCTCCAGTTCATCATGCCTTCCTAATAAT GCTCAAGAGCTCCTGAGTAATATTTCTGCGCTGGAGGTCACAGTTTCAGAACTAGAACAGGAGTTGGTTGCTTTGCATTTCCAACTAAGTCAAGAAAGAAATGAAAGAAGGCTCGCAGAATATCGTCTGAGGCATCCATCTCCCCAGTCCATGTCTCCTCGCCCTGCTGGCATCATGAAATTGCCG ATCTCATCTCCTTCAAGGTGTACAGAGCAGTCAAGTCCTGAAATTCATCATTCTTCAGGAGATGACTCATGGCAGGAGCAACAAGATCAATCATCAGAAACTAGTGGGGAAACGTCTTCCTTGCAATCAGTTATTGAG AACACAGTGGACTCGGTTGCATGTGGCGTTGATATGAAAAGTTCAAGGAAGATGGGTCTCATATGTTTGCAACCTTCTGACTTCAGAAAGCTTCCTAAAGGGATGCCCACCAAGGGCCTCTGGGATCATCCTAATCAACTGTCAGAGGAGATGGTTAGATGCATGAAAAATATTTTCATATCTTTGGCTGATTCAGCTTTACCGTCAAAATCTTCTTCCCAAGAGAGCCACCTGTCACCTCTGTCTCCACGTGGACATCTTTCGAATTCCTCATGGTGGTCATCATCTGAACGATCGATGATTTCATCATGGGTGCAGAGCCCACAGGTAGATATACAAAGTAACTCCGAAGTATTAGCTTCAGAAAACGCCTGTGATCCATACAGAGTTAGAGGGAAACTGAGTTGGGCTGAAATTGGGAGATATGGATTAGCAACTGAAGTTTCTTGGATGTCGGTTGGTAAGAAGCAATTAGAATATGCTGCTGGTGCTCTGAGGAGGTTCAG AGTACTTGTAGAGCAACTGGCTAAAGTAAATCCTATCCATTTGAGCTGCGACGAGAAGCTTGCTTTCTGGATTAACTTGTATAATGCACTTATCATGCAT GCTTACTTGGCTTATGGAGTCCCTAGAAGTGATTTGAAGCTTTTCTCTTTGATGCAAAAG GCAGCTTACACAGTCGGGGGACATTCTTACAGTGCCACTGTTATCGAGTATGTAATTTTGAAGACAAAACCTCCACTCCATAGACCACAAATT GCTTTGCTTCTTGCCCTTCATAAGCTAAAGGTTTCAGACGAGCAACGGAAGTCTGTAATTGATACATATGAACCACTTGTAACCTTTGCTTTAAGCAGTGGAATGTACTCCTCACCAGCG GTAAGGATTTATACTGCTAAAAATGTAAGGGAAGAACTTCAGGAAGCACAGCGTGATTTTGTTCGAGCGTCAGTTGGGGTTAGTAACAAGGGCAGGTTGTTGGTGCCCAAAATGTTGCACTGCTTTGCCAAGGGCTCTGTGGATGATTCAAATTTGGCTGTATGGATATCGCATTACCTCCCGCCCCACCAAGCTGTCTTTGTTGAACAATGCATATCACAAAGGCGACAAAGTCTGCTTGGTTCGCGCAACTGTGGCATTTTGCCATTTGATTCACGCTTTCGTTACTTATTTCTACCTGACAAAATTCCGGTATGA